The Chthonomonas sp. genome segment CCCTCGGTGGATGGCGGTGGTGGTCTGCGCAATCCGAATCTGCTGATCAATCCGGCGGGCGATGCGCAAGACGAAAACAACTGGAAGGTGGACCCGACGCTCCGTGCGCCGGTCGGTCAACCGGTGATTCCGGTCACGCAAGGCTTCCGCTTGGTGCGCTGGTTCGTGTCGCTCAACCGACCGATTGAACCGCCCGCCAACAACAACCAGGACTACCGCAACTGGGTTCCCGCGGCCTACCGCAACCCGTACGACCGTCTGCTCACGCCGCGCGTGAACGGCCGCGACAACCTCTTTGTGCTGCGACGCGCCGAAGTGGCGTACCGCGTGTACCGTGGCGGCGCCTGGCAGTTCAACAGCGACCTGTTCGTGGACGCCGATGGCGATGGCGAGCCGGATAACATTGACGGCCCCTACTTTATGATTCCCGGCGTGGACGACGTGACCGGTGCGGCGCTGGCCGGTGCGGCCGCGCAAGCCAAAAACGTGCGCATCATGAACTGGATCAAGGCTTCGCGCGTGGTCACGGATATTGATCGCTTCGATTCGATCGCCCCGGTTTACAACAAGCAAACGCGGCAGATCACCTACGACGGCAACCGCCCGCGCATTTCGTCGCTGATTACGTTCCAACCGACGCGGATTGCGAACGAATCGCCCGATGGTCAACTTCCGCTGCGCCTCGGCGAAGAGTCAACCAACCTCGCGCAGGTCGGCGCCGACGTGTTCCGCACGCAATTCGGCGGCTGGGCACGCAACAAGGTGAGCGTCCGGCCGAGCCCGATCGTGCGCGGTGGCACCAACCCGATCGCGAACGTCAACGATCGCATTCGCTTGGAAAACCTGCGACGCGCCGATGGCGGAATCGGCATTTTCTACATCAACCCGGTGACCGGCGAAAACCTGGAGGTCTTTGACCTCACCGCCTATGAGCTGGCCAAGAACGACCCGGCTGCAACCGGCATGGCCCGGTATCCGTTTACCTACGCGCAGCTGCAAGCCGACGCGCGTTCGAACTGGACGGGCAGCATCAACGCTCTGCGGGACTTCATTCCGTTTAGCTACAGCCGCCGACAAGGCAAGGTGACGACGAGTTTCGCGCTTACCGAGGTGGGACAAGGCGCGGCGTTCACTGTTCCGGCCGCCGGTGGCTTCACTAGTCCAGACGACAATCGCCCGGAAGTGGTGGTCGGCCCGGCGTTCACGCCGGCGACGGACCCCGCCGCCGCGTTGCCGGCCGTGGCCAACCGCTGGACCACGAATATCGCCTCGCCGTCCGAGAACATTGGTCAAATCAACACTCGATTCAACATTCTTTGGAACGACTGGGATGCGATTTTCCCGGGTCTGGGCAATAAGCAAGAGCTCGTAAAGCGATTTATTGACCTTCGCCGCATGCTCAATAAGGATTCGGAAATCGGCCCGCTCTATAACAACCAGCAAACCTGGGGTGGACGCGGTCGCATTGTGCCCGGCAGTGAAGTCGTGATTGGTCCCGACCAAAACGCCGGTCCCAACTACGGACGCCCGATCCGCTACACGCGGGTGAGCGGTCAGTCGGTAGGCCCGAACGAGTACAAGATCAACTACGTGGATCAACCCGAACCGGATTGGACGGCGATTGTCGGGGCGGTTCCGCCCGCGGCTTACCAAAGTGCGAATCCGATCTCGGCGATTCTGCAAGCTCGGTACCGCGATGGCTATCTTGAGTTCCAATCGGACCCGAGTAAGCCGATCCCGCCCGGGAACATTTCGGTCAATTACCGATTCCAAATGAACGAGACGAATGACATTGTCGCGGTGGATTACGAGACCCAACAACTGATGGGCGTGAACATTACGATGCTGACGTTCGCTTCGCAAACTTCGCCGAACCCGCAACAGGTCACGCTGCGCGGCTCCGGCACGGTCAGGAACTTCCTGCGATAAGGCTTTTAGAGAAAGATATGCAACCTTCGGTCCTTCGATCACGGCAACGCGGCCAAGTCCTCATCATCGCCATTTTGGTGTTGGGAATCTTGCTTGGCATCGGCTTTCTCTTCTCGGCGCTCGTCGCCCGCAACATCAGCGATACGGGGAAGTCTATTCGCCGTACGCTGGCGGGAGATTTGGCCGAATCGGGCATTCGCTACGCGCACTATCAGCTGCAGTACTCCGTGCTGGGCGCCGACTGGCGACCGAGCGGCAGTCCGCTGGTGGCGCCGGGCGGCTTCAGCCGCGATCCGGACGCGATCTATCTGCGGGGTCCTTCGGGCATCCCGTTTAAGAACGACACCGACACGCTGCTCGATCGCGGCGGTCCCGATGGTCTTGGCCCCTACACCCGTCTGGAGTACGAAAAGGGCCGATCGCTGATTCGTGTCCGCTATGCTCCCGCCGACTTTGGCGGATTCCGCTCGGGCGCAGGCAATCTTCGCCTGCCGGGTAAAGCGAAGTCGTTTATTATCGTTGAAGCCGTGGGTCGCGCCGGAAAGCTGACGGCAACCGACCCGAGTCTGCAGAACCAAAAGGCCGTCAAGGTCGCGGGTTATGCGAATAACGCTGAGTTCCGCACGAGCCTCGGCGAAATGAAGACCCTGGACGTGATCAACATCAACACGCGCAAGCTCATCGCCTTCGCGCAAACGGGGATCATTGATTACGCCCGCTTCATCACGAACAAATTTAACGTCAGCCGCGCGGCGGAACTGGGGTCGTTGACCTCGCCGACCGCCAGCGACAGCCTTGGTGTGACCTACACCGAAAGCGCGACTTTGAGCGTGCAAGTGGCGGTTCGCTCCATTTTTGGCGGCGTCAGCACCGACAGCACGGGTACCGCGCTCATGGCCGGATCGGGTTCGATCCGCGTGAACGGCGACCTGACGTTGCACGGCGACAACCTGATGTACGCCGACCCGCGCCTGGGTGATGGGCTGCTGGTCAGCGGCGATATTCGCTCGGCCAACGGCGCCTCACAGCTGACGTTGCGCACTCCGAATGGCGACATTGCCGCCGGGGCCCTCGACTCGCGTAACAACGCATTCAGCACGCAAGGCGGATTGATCCGCGATGGCGTCAACGATAGTGACGGCGACGGTTACCCGCGAAGCACGGGCCGCACCGAGCCTCCCTCGCTTACGGCGACGGATCCGAACAGCAATTTGAGCCGCTATGTGGTGCTCACCCGCGACAGCGGTGCCCTCGGCCCCGATGGTCGCAACCTCGGTCGCCTCGGCTACGGTCGTGGTGTGTACGTGGACTCGGCCGAGCGCGGCGCAAGCCAATCGGAAACCGAGCGCGAAACGACCGCCGGTCGAGATTCGGTGGTGCAAGAATGGCTGAACCCCTACAGCGTCAACCAAACCAACGGCGCTTGGTTCGGGCCGTACTACCGCCCGGTCGCGACGACGATTCAACTGACGAGCGACGGATTTCGAATTACGCGGCACGAACGCTCGGCGCGCCGATTCTGGCGCACGATTAACAACGCGGCCACCGCGCTTTCCTCAATTCGATACCGCACGCGCCGCATCGGGAACGTGACGTACATCCTCAACGAGGTGACGAACGGCAACTTGGTGAATCAAGCGATCACCGACGCGGTGTTCGTGCAGAACGGTCAAGAGTTTAACGGCGTGGTTTACGCCGAGGGCGACGTGCAAGTGCGCGGCGTCATCCCGACCGACGTCCAACTTTCCGTCGTCTCGATGGGTTCGATTTACGTCAATGGCAGCATCACCAAGGGCATCCGCACGGAAGCCGGCGCGACGCTGGGCCGACCTTCGACCTCGACGCTCATGCTGATGGCCAAGGACTTCTGCGTGGTGAACACGACGATGTTCTTCGCGCCGTCGCTCTCGGAAACCGTGACCGCGCGCTCCGCGCAGTCGCTGGCTTCGACGCCGACGCCAGAAGCCGCCGTGATCGCACCGGATTCGGTGGATTACAACTACGAAACGGAGCTGCTGCTGAATCCGGTGACGGATGCCGCAGTTGGCTCGGTGGCCGGAAACCCCAGCACGTGGTCGCCGCTTGCGCTGCAGTATCGCGATGCCGTGAACAACAGCCGCATCCCGAGCAATCTCGTGCTTTCAGCCGCCGCCGATAACGACGGTCCGACGTACATGTCGCTGAATCTCACGCCGCTCACGGCGGGCGCGGTTCCGCAGACGTTCCCGTATCTGTTCTTGGGCGGCGTGGACGCGGTGACGAGCGAATTCATCAACCCCGAGGCACGACGCCACTTCCTGCCGAACGATCCGGTGGGCGTGCAAACGATGCTCGGAATCCCGGTTTATGCCTTGGCCGACGCCACGACGCAAACGTATCCGCGATTCGAAATCTCGTCGCACGAGCTGATCGCGACCGGCTCCACCTTCGTGGGCGGGCGCATTCAATCGCCCGGCGGATACATTCACGGCACATTCGAACTGGCCACGCAAGAAAGCACGCTCTTCGGAGTTCGCCTGAACGCGCTTGGCGGCAACGCTTCGCAAAACTTGGTCGCCGCTCGCATGGCGATCAACCCGGCGGATATTCGCATCGAAGCCTCGATGTACGCCGAAGAAGGTTCCTTCTTCGTGATTCCCGGCCCGGCGTTTAACCTGAACGCGGCGGATACGCGGCTGGCGTTTAACACCGACGTGGCCAACGTGGGACGCCCGGCGGCGGAGCTTCGACGCTACCAGCAGTTCGGCGCGCGCCCCTTCGCTCCGTTCTATGGCGAACCGCTCAACGTGAAGGTGAGCATCGTCGGCTCAGTGTCGGAAAACATGCCGCAGCCCATCGCCGTGCAAGCCGCCTGGCAACGCAAGTGGGGTTGGATGCCGCGACAACTCGCGGGCACGCCGTTCTTCTTGCCAGCGCAACATGTGCCGGCCGGCCAAAACGTCAACAGCGGTGTCGCGCTGGACGCGATTGTGCCCAACTTGACCATTAGCCACGACCCGACCCTCGCTTTGGGTTCGGCGGATGGCGCGAATCCGGTGCGGGTAGACGCCGCGGGCAATAGCCTGCCGCCGATGCCGCGACTGCCGGTGTCCCCGACCCTGTCTTACTTTGGAGAGATCAACCCGTGAAGTTCATGAATTTGCGCACTGCAACCTTGTCGCTTGCCTTTAGCCTGGCGGCGGGGGCGATCGCCCAGAACTCGGCGCTGACCAAAATTCAGGTTCGAGCCGGCGTGATCTATCCCGGGAGTCAACTGACCGCGGGCGGATCTGCCTATTCGCCGATTCCGCACGTGTTCTTCGGGCTCGATCAGCGCAAGAATCTGCGTCCCGCCAACTGGGACGTGATGAATCCGCGCTCGCAGACGAACATGTCGGCGCTCATGCAGACGCAGTGGGCTTCGATTCACAGCAAATTCGGAATCGGCGGCGGGCTTCCGGCCGTCGGCTCGCGCGTGGCTAAGAGCAACGCCGCCTATTGGGCGGTTGGACTCTCTCGCTCGACCGTGGACGAGCTGAGTGAGTACGACATTCTCGCCCTCGGCGTCAGCGGCACACTGAGCCTGAGCCCGGCGGACCGCGAAAAGCTGCGCCGCTACGTGGACCAAGGCGGCATTCTCTGGATCGCCCAAGAGAACGTTGGCGACCCCATCAGCTTCGATGTTGTGAATCCGGCGCCCGTGCCGCTCACATTCCTCGGCGCATTTTCGGGAACGGTGCAAGGCGACTTCACCAGCCCGCTGCTGACCACGCCGTACCCGGTCAGCCAAAACGAATTGCAAGCCCTCGGGAACGGTTCGAGCGCATTCCGCCCGGTGACCGCCGGTGATCTCGGCGCGAACGCGGCGAGTGTCAACGAGTGGATTCCGATGGAATCCGACCGAATTCGCCCCATCGTCGGCGCTTCGCCGACCAACCAAATGATCGGCCTGAGCCAAATCGGTGAAGGCTATGTCGTGGTGACCGCCTGCAACATCGGCGCGTTCATGAACCGCGGCTTTTCGGGCGGCGCGTTTACCAACAATTTGGGCTACCAATCGGCCACGCCGTCGGCGGACAACTACGCCGCGCTCGCAACCAAGATCGTGGTCAACATGATCAACCTGCGCAGCAGCTTTGCCGGTCAAGGCGGCGGCGCGCGGCAATCGGGTTCCACGAGCGTCACGGTTTCAGCCCCGCCCATTCAGCGATTTAAGGCCAACGGCAGCGCGACGCAAAACGTGGCGATTTACAAAAACCGCATGGTCGTCATTTCGGGCACCACGCTTTCGGTGTACGACGCCAACCCCGGCCAAGATTTGGATAACGACGGCAACGTTGATGACGGCATTGCCGACGCTCAACAAGGCGGCACCGACGTCATTTGGCGCGCAACCATCGGCGCAGGAACCTCCGGCCCGGTCTGCGGCGAAGCCACGGGCGCGGCTGACCCCGACCGCATCTTCTTTGTCGACGCGACGGGCGCGTTGGTGTGCTACCCGCTCAATCCGGCGAACGTGAACACGCCGGTGCCGCTCGGCACCGCGAATGCGCCGGGTCAAAGCGATCCCGGCGGAACGCGACTGACACCGACGATTCACGACAATCTCGTTTTTATTACTGAGCGAACGACCATTCCGCAGGCCAATGGCCGCGTCTGGTCGGTTGATCTGGAAACCCTCACCGCGCCGACGCGCGGTTCGGGCTCGGCTGGAAAGGGCTACTTCGGTATCGATCGGGCGTTCCGCCTGACTTCGCCTTCGGGCCCGGCTACCGTCGGCCTGATTCCGATTGCCGATAACTCGGGTGGCGTGGACCGGGTGGCCTACGTGCCGACGGCCCCTTCCCCCGCGCTGCGCAAACCGGCGGGAATCGCCAGCCTTTGGGTGGGCACGCGCGGCGAAAAGCCGCCGACCATCATCGGGCTTCCCGGCGGTGGCACTGGATTTATCAACATCAACACCCGCGCCAGCGAGCAGGGCGTCCCCATTTATGCGGGCGGCGGTGCGCTCGGCGTAAAGATCACGCTCATCGAAATCTCGACCGGCCGCGTGTTTAATCAAGCGCAAACGGCCGCCGCGATTCGGATGAACAAGATCAACCTGGGCACTCCGGGCGTTATCCGGGCGGAAATCCTGGGCGGAACCACCCCCAGCGGGGCGGCGATTGTCATTGATGGCGCGAGTAACGTCGTGCCCCCGACGACCTCCCTGCGCGTGGACTACACGATTGACTGGGGCGCGAGCAATACTGGCTCCGGCGAAGATGTGGGTCAACCCGAAAACTACGTTCGTGGCGACGTACAGCTCGCCGACAGCACGTCGCTGAGTCGCCAGATTATGGGCGGCATCGCGATGGGCTCGAATGGAAACCTGTTTGTCGCGCTCGGCAGCAAGGACCCGGCGGTTCGCACCGGCGGTAGTTTCTATTGCATCACCGAAGAAGGTCGCGGCAGCTTCATTGTCCGATATCGTTGGGAGCTGCACGACAGCATCGGCGGCGGCGGCTCGGACCGCACGCTCACGATTCCGCTGGTCGGCGGCAACGAAACCCTGCGCTACGACGCCTCGGTGGTGGACCACGACGGCGTGCTCGACTTCCCGGGCCTCGGCGCGATCCTCGATCGCCCGCTCTCGAAAATGCAGTTTGAAACCGCGCCCGTGGTGCGTGGCGACACCGTGTTTATCGCCGCGACTGGCTTCAAGAAGGGCTTGCCCGCTTTCCCCGGAATGCCGCCGTACATGTCGGTCATCCTGGCGTTCAACGCCAACCCCGGTCCGGCCTCCATTACGCTAGACCTCGGCTCGCCGAGCAACCTGCAACTGGTTCAGCCCGATCTCGCTCGCACCGATTTCACGGCGCCGTTCGCGCAAATGAACTCGCTCGCGCCGGGTCAGTTCTCGCAAGAGAAAATTGATCCGAACATCATCACGAGCCCCACGCGCATCGAAATCCGCAATTTCTCGACCACGACGCGCGGCAGCTTGGCGAACACCATCGCCTGCAACTTGCCGCTGTACGTCCGAACCGGATCGAGCCGCGACCTCAAGGTCGAGCCCGAAGCCAACGTGCAAGACGGCGTCTATCTGCCCGGCAACGCCGGTGGCAGCTGGAACCCGCTGCGCTGGTACACCGTGCTCAACGGCATGTATACGCAAGCGAGCCCGGTCATCACCGGCTCGACGATGTACACCGGCGGCCCGAGCTTCCTGCCCTCGATCATCATCAACCAAACCTTCCCGCCGACCGGCGTGGACGGCCTGATGTACGCGATGGACACGAAGGTGTCGCCGAGCGACCTGCTGGTGCCCGACGCGACCCGCAACGGCCACCTCGCTAACACGCCGGTCCGCACGTGGTATCGCTACCTGACGACGGTCAAGGTGAATGGCGGCAACGTCAGCCAACCGCCGTACTTTAAGTGGCCGCAATTCTTTGGCATCACCGACTTCACCGACTTCGGTCAGCGCCTGTTGCAGGCCGTCATCCCGGGTGAAACCACGGTGCCGAGTCTGGCTGCCGGCGATGACCTCATCGCGGTGAACACGACTTCGGGCGTGTACGGATTCCGCCGAGGCGACTTCTTGATCGCCGACCAAGGCCGCATTATCCGCGCCGACAGCACGGGCAACGCGCTGTGGAGCTCGGAATTCACGGCTCAAGCCGGGGAAGAGCTTCCCGACGCGGGCCAAGTCAAAACGCGCAAGCTCAACCGTCCCTGGCGGGTCATCCCGGCCGGTGGCGGAAGCAACTGGGTCGTGGATAGCGGCGCCGATCGGATCGTGCGGATGAGTTCCGCCGGGTTCGAAGAGCGTGTGATCTCCGCGATTCGCGTGGACCCGCGATTCCAGCCGCCCGGACTGGGCGACAACCCGCCGAGCCGCCTGCGCATGCCGCGCGACATGGTCACGTGGACGTCGGTAGTCGCGGCGGCGAATAACCCCTTCACGAACCCGCAGCCAGCCGAGTATTGGCGTCACTATCTGATCGCCGACCAAGGCAATTTCCGGGTCATCGAACTGGTGGACCGCTACGCCTACGATTCGTCAACGGGTCGGGTGGGCGCGGTCGTCAACTATGTCGATCCGATTGAAAACGCGACCCTCGCCGGGCTCGGCGTGGTGTATAGCCACAGCAGCCCCGAACTGAGCGGCAAGCAGTACGCCTACAACAGCATCGCTCGCCTGCGCAGTCAAGATGGCACGCGCATTCTGTATGCGTTCGGATTCGGCAACATCGAACCGGGCCTGAACAGTTTTGGCGCGACCACGGGCAGCACCAGCGCGCTCGACCTCAAGAGCGGCAACGGTGGCGTGGTTCTCTACGATCCGCAAGCCGCGACCGAAAACCTGATCACGCAGTACTCGCTGCAGGGCATCACGGGCCAACTCTGGAACCCGGTGACCAACAGCTGGGCGGCGGGCACCAACACCCCGCAAACGCGCAAGTTCGCCGGACTCACGTCGGTGACGTTGGGTTACGATGCGAGCGGCGCGATCCGCCTGATGGTCACGGACTCGACGGGCGTTTATGAAATGACGACCGCCGGAAACGTCACGTGGGCCTTGCCGACGAACGTGTACCGCGCGATGCGACGCACGATCACTGACGTGGTCACCAGCGACAATCCGAACGGCTTCCGGCCCTCGTTTGCGCGCAGGCTCTCCAACAACGACGTGCTCGTGGTGAACGCCTACCAAGGCGAGTTTTTCAACGACACTTCGAACAAGACCTTTGATGGCGAAGTCGTACTCTTGCGAGGCGACGACTTCGGGTGGAACTTCGACAACCTCGGCTTCGGTCGATACACGATCAAGTTCGCCCTTCCACCCCTCAACGGCGTCCGCGGACTCACGGTCCCGGTCTTCGCCGATCAACGTTAAACCAATTAGCTTCCGATGAAAGTAGCGAAATCGATGTTCAAAAGCGGACTGGCCCTGCTCGGGCTGGTCTGCGTGGCCGCAAGTCAAGCCCAGGTGTTCGATCATCTGGGGGGTACGAACCAACGCCAAGGTCGCAATCCCGCGGCTACGGCGGCGGATAACCCCGGCTTGATGAAGCTTCGTTGGGGCGACCCGACGCTGGCCGCAAAGCGCGTGCTCGATAACTGGGACACCGCGCCCCTGGGAACGAAGCCGTTTACCAACTTTATCGCCGCCAATTGGGGCGATCCGCTCGACGCCAAGGGCGCCTCGTATGTTGACCTTTCCAACGGCACGGAAGCACCGTATCGCTACGCGTTTGCGACCGCATCGGCCCTTACGAACGACTACTGGACGCCCGCCAACCCGGCGCTGCTCAAGGTGTTCACCTGGAACTTCCCGCAGTACCAAAACGGGGATGAACTGGAGTTGTTCGTCAACATTCCGGTCGGTCCGACCGACATCAACAACGCGGTCCTGACCGAAGACCTCCGGTTCCAGGCCCGCTATCAGGTTTATCAAATCGAGGGCGTCGACAATCCCGATGGCACCACCGATCCGATCTACGTCAAGATCGACACGTTTAACGTGCTCGGCGGCACGGTCCGCCTTGGTCTCGATCGGGGCCCCAACGCGACGTGGACGGCCAATCTGAACGGCGGCGTCAAGATCACGCTGCTCAACACAATCCCGCGTAACTCAAGCGGCACGCTGGAAGACCCTGAAGAAAACAATCCGGCGGGCACCATCGGCAAGCTCGTTTATGCCGACTCCGCTGAAGCGCAACTCGTGTTGCCGGGCAATGCCGGCACCATCACCGCGCAGCCGGTGGTCTATCAGCGAACCTCGGGCAACCCGACGGACTACACGGTGGCCGCGGGTCGCAACGAAGCCGTTTCCGGCCAAGTCGGCAGCGAAGTGTTCAGCTCGAACATGGCGATTGTCACCGGTTACGCTCACAACGGACAAAAAATTACTGCTGCCGAGCCTGGTCTCGGTGGTTCGGTGCGCCGCAACATCCTTTGGTCCTGGCCGGTGCGCCGTCCGTTCGCCAACTCCTCGGCGGAACTCAACACCTTTAACACCGCGAAGTCCACGTGGATGGAGACCAATGGTCGCTATCAGCAGGTCCTGACGCAAGACAACCAAAGCAGTGGCGTCACGCCGACCGGCGGTTGGAATGTCGCGACCCTGCCCAACAACAAGGGCGACGACGCGCTGACCTTCCCGGCGGTGGTCGGGGCGGCGACGCAGCAGATTTCGTTCGCCAAGAACGGCCTCAACGGCCAGTACGTGATTCAAGTGTGGTCTCCGGGCGGCACCTTCGCCAACCGCGTGATCGTGCAGGTCAAGTCCCTGGGCTTCACCATCGCTTCGGGCGAAGTGGACCTCAATGGTGCGACCGGATGGCGCGCTGTGCGGGCCGCTGGCTTTAGCAACTTCGAAGCGTTCGGCAACTTGGAACTGGTCATCACCAATGAGACCAATGATGCCGGTAGCGCGGGCGCTGATGTGGTGGCGGACCAAGTCCGGTTCATTCGCACGGCCGACCTGAGCATGACCAGCACGCCGGTGGCGGTGCAAATGCCGATCAACGTCGGTGGCTCGCTTGTCAACCGAACGGTGCTGTTTGTCGCCCTTCAGAACGGACGCATTTATGCGCTTGATGGCGATGGCGACCCCCTCACGGGCACGACGGAAGTTTTCTGGGCCTATCCCAGCGAGCGAGCGGTTGACCCCAACCACATTGCCACCGAAGATGGCGTGGATGGCATCGCCGAAATGCCGGCGCAGTTCGATCTCACGTCCGCCGCATTCGAGACCGTGACCTACGGCCCTGGCGATCAACGCACGGTGCTGGTGATCGGAAGCACGAACGGCAAGGTTTACTGCCTCGACGCACAAGGTCGTGGCGACCAAACGCCGACGCTTTACGGAACCACGCGCCGCTATTGGAGCTGGCCGGATGATTATCCCGCCGCGCCGAGCACGGAAAATCATGGCGCCATCGTTGGCTCGGTGAGCTGGTCCAACATGGGCGGCGTGCAAAAGTGGATCGTCCCGACGAGTTCGGGCCGCGTTTTCGCCCTCAACGCCGTGGGGAACGACACCACCAAGACGACGTCCGTGGCTTGGCAATACCCGGCTCCCGCCGCCACCCCTCGTGGCCCGGTCGTGATGTCGGCGCTCAGCCATCTGAACCACATCGTGTTCGGATCGGGCGATGCCATGATTTCGCTGGACGCCGCTTCGGGCGCAGAAAACTGGGTGAAAACCAACGGTGCGACGGGTGCGTTCCTGCCGTTCGGCACCTCCACCCCGGCGCTGATGCGACAAATTTCTGACCCGCTCTTGCCGCACGACACGCTGTTCTTTGGCAATGGCGACGGCTACATTTATGCGGTTGATCTGGCCAACGGGAACACCGATTGGGCGGAAAACTCGATCGGTGCGGTCGCCTCGGCTCCGCTGACCGCGATGCACCGCCGCGGATTCCTGACGACCGGCGCGCTTTCCCCGACTCCGGAACCGATTGTGCTCGTGCCGACCAACGCTAACAGCTATGTGGCCCTGCGCGCGGTGAATTCGATCACCGGCAACCGCGGTTCGGTTGCCTGGACGGGACGCCTCAAAGGCTCGCCCACGCCGGCCGCCACTGGCGCCCGGGCAATCGGTGCGAATCCGAACCTGATTGACGCGCGGATGGATGACGAGTTTGGCTACATGTTTGGCGCCGACTCGGACGGAAACCTGCTGGCCTACGGCTACGATCCGGACTTCGGTCTCGATGATCAGTGGCTGCCCGATGGCGCGCCCCCCGTGGACGACGGCATTGACGACAACGACCCCAATTCGGTGGATGTCTCGAACATCGCCAAGGGAGCCAAGGTCGCGTTTATTCTGGAAAACGATCTTTACATGCTCACTCGCCTCAGCCGCGAGGGAACCCTGAAGCAAAGCGACGTGGACGCCGCCGTGACGAACGGGGCCGCGATTACGCGCCGCCACTTTGAATTCGGCGAACGCCTGAACTTCATCGCCTACGACATGCCGGATCCGGCCACGCTCGGCTCGGGCGCGTCGTACTCGGTCGAGATTCAGATCAGCACGCCGGGCGGCTCGTCGCAACGACGAAGCGAGTTCCCGCGCATCATCACCGACGCGGCCAGTCCGCTGCGCTCCCGCTTCATCACGGGTCAAATCGCGATCGTGGGCACCGGCAACAATGCCGTGGCTCCCGGCCCGACCACCGTGAAGTGCTCGATCGTCGGCTACGCCAGTTCGAGCGGTGGACAGGCGCAATCGACCTCGGAGATTCCGAAGGCAAACATTTCGTTTGGCGGTCAGATCACGACGAACAACCCGATGGGGATTCGCATGCTCTCGACGCAAGCCGGAAACGTGAACCTCGCCATTTCGGGAACTCCGCTCGAAGCTTTTGCCGATGGCAACGGAAACCAAGACCTGGACAACAACACGGGCGCGGTCATCGCGAACCAAGTGCTGCGCCAAGGTTTTGCGCCGAGTCTCGCCGAGGCCACAGGTGTCGCGCCGGAAGTCGCGCACGGCAACCAAGCCCAGTCGCGCATCTTCCTTTACGACCGAAGCTGCATGTCAACCCTGCTGGGTCTCGACCGTGGCCTGCCGAACATTCGCATGGCCAACCGCGACCTGTTGATTCAGGGCGCCAACGGCTCGATTCCGGCGAAGGCACTCGGTACGGAT includes the following:
- a CDS encoding prepilin-type N-terminal cleavage/methylation domain-containing protein, with protein sequence MRLKRAFTLIELITVMAITTILLTIITIPVVQSFNLSRAAQSYALAQDRARGIINDVVKDITNGSSVRDNSGLRGSVAVQVPGLAANSVETILLENTKLDIFQPAAAPSVDGGGGLRNPNLLINPAGDAQDENNWKVDPTLRAPVGQPVIPVTQGFRLVRWFVSLNRPIEPPANNNQDYRNWVPAAYRNPYDRLLTPRVNGRDNLFVLRRAEVAYRVYRGGAWQFNSDLFVDADGDGEPDNIDGPYFMIPGVDDVTGAALAGAAAQAKNVRIMNWIKASRVVTDIDRFDSIAPVYNKQTRQITYDGNRPRISSLITFQPTRIANESPDGQLPLRLGEESTNLAQVGADVFRTQFGGWARNKVSVRPSPIVRGGTNPIANVNDRIRLENLRRADGGIGIFYINPVTGENLEVFDLTAYELAKNDPAATGMARYPFTYAQLQADARSNWTGSINALRDFIPFSYSRRQGKVTTSFALTEVGQGAAFTVPAAGGFTSPDDNRPEVVVGPAFTPATDPAAALPAVANRWTTNIASPSENIGQINTRFNILWNDWDAIFPGLGNKQELVKRFIDLRRMLNKDSEIGPLYNNQQTWGGRGRIVPGSEVVIGPDQNAGPNYGRPIRYTRVSGQSVGPNEYKINYVDQPEPDWTAIVGAVPPAAYQSANPISAILQARYRDGYLEFQSDPSKPIPPGNISVNYRFQMNETNDIVAVDYETQQLMGVNITMLTFASQTSPNPQQVTLRGSGTVRNFLR